GCCTCCACGAGTTGAGCGTAGCCGGGCGGGCCGCCGCAATCGTCCGGCGGACAGGCGCGCGCGCCCGCCAGGCACACCGGATAGCGCCAGCCAAGCTCCAACGGGAGAGTTTTTTCCAATTGGATACCATGCAGCCAGCCATCACCGAAGTCATACTCGTAAAGAAGCATCTGCCCTGTGCGCACCAGCACCTCGCGCAGCACCGTGGCGTCTTCGTCTTCCCCCTCGTTGCCGAAAGTGCCCAAAGGTGGGCCGAATCCACGCGCCGGCATCCGAAATTCGTGCATGTGGCCGCCGCTCCAACCCATCACGCGCTGCACCAGTCCGTGGAGCTGACCGAGCGGGATATCCTCCCGCACCAGCACGCGGCGCCAGATTGGCGGCGCGAGGTAGCGCAGGGTGATTTTGAGTCGGTAGGCTCTGGTTCCACTGGCGGCCGGTTGTTCAGTGCTGCGGTGACGGAATGTTTTCCTTTGGTTCACGCCGTGGGGTATACCCTAAGGCCGGGGGCCGGGCAAGCGGCGTTAAAGTTCTAGCTCTCGTCGAAGGAGCAGCCTCCGGCATGCAAATCCTTTAAGTGTTTTAAGCGGGCGTGGATTTGCCTAAGCGAGTGACCTGGGACCTCCACTTCCACGGCAAATTTGTCCCTAAGCGCCCTTGCGTCATACGGTTGAGCAAGCGGGCAGTCAAGAAGGAGTATCGATAGCTCGTGGAACTGGCGCCTCCCGGCCTGTGGTAAGGCCCGTCTGTTCTTCGGACCCGAGGTGAAGAGCAACTCCAATCACCAAGAGCAGGCTTAACAGGCCGACGAGCACCAGCCCCGCGGGTCCGCGGAGCAGGTGATGGATAATCTCGATGGGCAACACCAACAAAGCCACCAGGATAGCGTCGCGCCACGCAGTTTTTTGTGGGATGCACCCTGGCGCTGCTCCCGGAGGCGGCTGTTTTGCACTGAACGCCAGCATTAACCAGAGCAGCCCGGCAAATGAGCTGCCATACCAAAGGAAGTGACACACGCGC
Above is a genomic segment from Verrucomicrobiia bacterium containing:
- a CDS encoding plasmid pRiA4b ORF-3 family protein, with amino-acid sequence MNQRKTFRHRSTEQPAASGTRAYRLKITLRYLAPPIWRRVLVREDIPLGQLHGLVQRVMGWSGGHMHEFRMPARGFGPPLGTFGNEGEDEDATVLREVLVRTGQMLLYEYDFGDGWLHGIQLEKTLPLELGWRYPVCLAGARACPPDDCGGPPGYAQLVEALRDPGNKANAQLLE